Proteins from one Camelina sativa cultivar DH55 chromosome 8, Cs, whole genome shotgun sequence genomic window:
- the LOC104709653 gene encoding uncharacterized protein LOC104709653, whose protein sequence is MLDKEWMHLCRLDPAYERGAWNFVRAAGADNDDNHLIICPCKDCRNVDRHLWVDIVDHLVTRGMDEVYKCRKDWYHHGEVYSVSECDSKVNQCNEEIDGLYRAVEYLDKELAGLDEFSEIVEGEDKKEDAFLAKSFNELLETLPEMLPDDNVLHTSLYDVKKFLKSFDMGYQKIHACINDCCLFRKKLKKLDRCPHCNASRFKRMFRSEEMAKTLRWHSTNKSKDGKLRHPVDSVTWDQMSDKYPLFAAEERNLQIGFSTDGFNPFNMKNSQYSCWPVLLVNYNLPPHLCMKKENIMLILLIPGPHQPGNSIDVYLEPLIVDLNYLWNKGEPTYDAFGRSVFTLKAMLLWTISDFPTYGNLAGCKVKGKMGCPLCGKHTDSMWLKFGRKHVYMRYRKGLPPAYRYRVKKAWFDGHAEHGRKSRILSGQDISHILRNYKNSFGNFKESARKRKRTPCVEEEHDSEGLSSDSKEDEEENVDEEELSRLKKRSIFFNLPYWKELPIRHNLDVMHIERNVAASIVSTLLHCGKSKDGLHTRKDLYFPPNFFDIMVHLVIHLGREARLGGPVQFRWMYPFERNPTRPEGCIAESYIAEECVRFCSDFLKKTISVEEKQDRNTEYDSNSIMEGRPISTATSFTLSDMEKKIAHLAVIQNSAVVDTYVEYLLTHNTMTKDSNGWHMVPRQVLGHIQAKQVFYSKESDESGWSVVLRGPSRRYSEEEEEDGDAHIGPLPSTIQMDVQLDEEEYSQNAQPECDGIYV, encoded by the exons ACTTGATCCTGCTTATGAGAGAGGTGCATGGAATTTTGTTCGGGCTGCGGGTGCAGATAATGATGACAATCATTTGATAATTTGCCCTTGCAAAGATTGTCGCAATGTAGATCGTCACTTATGGGTTGATATTGTTGATCATCTAGTAACCAGGGGTATGGATGAGGTCTACAAGTGCCGTAAGGATTGGTACCATCACGGAGAAGTTTACTCAGTTTCTGAATGTGATAGCAAAGTAAATCAGTGTAATGAAGAGATTGATGGGTTGTACAGAGCTGTTGAGTATTTAGATAAGGAGTTGGCTGGGTTGGATGAGTTCTCTGAAATTGTAGAGGGAGAGGACAAGAAAGAAGATGCGTTCCTGGCAAA GAGCTTCAATGAGCTACTTGAGACACTGCCAGAGATGTTACCTGATGACAACGTGCTACATACATCATTGTACGATGTGAAGAAATTTTTGAAGTCTTTTGATATGGGTTATCAAAAGATACATGCTTGTATCAATGATTGCTGCCTATTcagaaagaagttgaagaagcttGATAGGTGTCCACATTGCAATGCTTCAAG GTTTAAGAGGATGTTTAGGTCTGAGGAAATGGCCAAAACCTTAAGGTGGCATTCTACTAACAAGAGCAAGGATGGAAAACTCAGACACCCTGTAGACTCTGTCACTTGGGATCAAATGAGTGACAAATATCCTCTATTTGCTGCTGAGGAAAGGAACTTGCAGATTGGGTTCTCCACAGATGGGTTTAATCCGTTTAACATGAAGAATAGTCAGTATAGTTGTTGGCCTGTCTTGTTGGTAAACTACAATCTGCCTCCACACCTAtgtatgaagaaggagaatattATGCTCATCTTGCTCATTCCTGGTCCACATCAGCCTGGTAACAGTATTGACGTCTATTTAGAACCCCTTATAGTGGATCTAAACTATTTGTGGAACAAAGGAGAACCAACATATGATGCATTTGGTAGATCTGTGTTTACGCTAAAAGCAATGCTTCTGTGGACCATTAGTGATTTTCCTACCTATGGGAATCTTGCTGGATGCAAAGTGAAGGGAAAAATGGGTTGTCCCTTGTGCGGTAAACACACAGACAGTATGTGGCTTAAGTTTGGCAGGAAGCATGTTTACATGCGTTATAGAAAGGGTCTTCCACCAGCATATAGGTATCGGGTTAAAAAAGCTTGGTTTGATGGACACGCAGAACATGGGAGAAAGTCTAGGATTTTATCTGGTCAAGATATTTCCCATATCTTGAGAAACTACAAAAATAGTTTCGGGAATTTTAAAGAATCtgcgagaaagagaaaaagaactCCATGTGTTGAAGAAGAACATGACAGTGAGGGTTTATCTAGTGACTctaaggaagatgaagaagagaatgtAGACGAAGAGGAGTTGTCCAGATTGAAGAAAAGGTCAATATTCTTCAATCTACCGTATTGGAAG GAACTGCCTATAAGGCACAATTTGGATGTCATGCATATTGAGCGAAACGTGGCTGCTAGTATTGTCTCAACATTATTGCATTGTGGGAAATCAAAGGATGGTTTACATACTCGTAAAGATCT ATATTTTCCACCAAACTTCTTTGATATCATGGTTCATTTGGTCATACATCTCGGAAGGGAGGCTAGACTAGGTGGTCCAGTTCAGTTTCGTTGGATGTACCCTTTTGAGAG AAACCCAACAAGACCAGAGGGTTGTATCGCTGAGTCCTATATAGCTGAAGAATGTGTGAGGTTCTGTAGTGATTTTCTTAAGAAGACAATAAGtgtagaagaaaaacaagatagGAATACTGAGTATGACAGCAACTCTATCATGGAGGGGCGTCCAATATCAACAGCCACATCATTTACTCTATCTGATATGGAGAAGAAAATAGCACATCTTGCTGTCATTCAAAATTCGGCTGTCGTGGACACATATGTCGA ATACCTATTGACTCATAACACCATGACGAAAGACTCAAATGGTTGGCATATGGTCCCCAGACAAGTGCTAGGTCATATACAG GCTAAGCAAGTATTTTACTCAAAGGAGAGTGATGAATCAGGTTGGTCTGTTGTCTTGAGAGGTCCTTCACGGAGATAcagtgaggaagaggaagaagatggggACGCGCATATTGGACCATTGCCATCAACTATTCAAATGGATGTTCagttagatgaagaagaatattcTCAAAATGCTCAGCCTGAATGTGATGGCATATATGTGTGA
- the LOC109125957 gene encoding protein FAR-RED ELONGATED HYPOCOTYL 3-like, producing the protein MANAIVKVFPETKHRLCVWHIYQNAAKKLSHVFHGAEQFAMDFSKCVYDHEEEQDWLLAWSDMLGKHKLTEDKWLKNLFELKEKWAMVYGRHTFTADMEVYTPEVFSLFQRQYIVIGDYVATKVNKSEMVYEYKVSYRGVTREHLVNYDDISQTIHCGCMKFSFAGILCRHALKVLDKKNVRRIPSTYILTRWSKEAKTRRISYYHPKTLNETEKQSIGRRYSHICRTFREIASVAADHIELTLCANEDAIQLLRKLEEKKKELVKANAWMPQSSDVGLVEEEEEVEDKEVPNARGIKRKASVGRPKNQKVGPHDRYLNVLEDTTLTPDTQLSVTTTSPTLHHESFISQVFKEYDKSYGGPS; encoded by the exons ATGGCGAATGCAATAGTGAAGGTATTTCCTGAAACaaaacataggttatgtgttTGGCATATTTATCAGAATGCTGCAAAGAAGTTGAGTCATGTATTTCATGGAGCAGAACAATTTGCCATGGACTTTAGTAAGTGTGTATATGACCATGAGGAAGAACAAGATTGGTTATTGGCATGGAGTGATATGCTCGGGAAGCATAAATTGACGGAGGATAAATGGTTgaagaatttgtttgagctcAAAGAAAAATGGGCAATGGTATATGGACGTCATACTTTTACAGCAGATATG GAAGTGTATACGCCTGAAGTTTTTAGCTTGTTCCAGAGGCAATATATAGTTATCGGTGATTATGTTGCTACAAAAGTCAATAAGTCTGAGATGGTGTATGAATACAAAGTATCTTATCGTGGTGTGACACGAGAGCATTTGGTTAATTATGATGATATAAGCCAAACAATACATTGTGGTTGCATGAAGTTTTCTTTTGCTGGGATCTTATGTCGTCATGCATTGAAAGTGCtggacaaaaaaaatgttagaagaATTCCATCTACATACATTCTAACTCGATGGAGCAAAGAGGCAAAAACACGAAGAATATCTTATTATCATCCGAAGACACTTAATGAAACAGAGAAGCAATCGATTGGAAGGCGATACAGCCATATATGTCGTACTTTCCGTGAAATTGCATCTGTTGCTGCTGATCATATAGAGTTGACGTTGTGCGCAAATGAAGATGCCATTCAATTGCTTAGAAAAttggaggaaaagaaaaaagaacttgtGAAAGCTAATGCATGGATGCCCCAAAGCTCAGATGTTGgacttgtggaagaagaagaagaagtagaagacaAGGAAGTTCCAAATGCACgtggaataaaaagaaaagcttctGTTGGACGACCAAAGAACCAAAAAGTTGGTCCCCATGATCGATACTTGAATGTTCTTGAA GACACTACTCTTACTCCAGATACTCAATTATCTGTTACTACCACTAGTCCGACCTTACATCATGAGTCATTTATCTCACAAGTGTTCAAG GAATATGACAAGAGTTATGGTGGTCCATCTTAA
- the LOC104707437 gene encoding uncharacterized protein LOC104707437, translating to MKGNQKDSSEKPKWDRSSSNISMTRPGRLMIWFILFISVTYIIYTLKIVSTSQPCEDLTSSDSILNHQRRPEKKAVTVPATAVETAEHEATDLNHVVFGIAASSKLWKHRKEYIKIWFKPKKMRGYVWLDKEVKIKSDAGDQENLPPVRISGNTSSFPYTNKKGHRSAIRISRIVSETLMNLDSVSKKNVRWFVMGDDDTVFVTDNLIRVLRKYDHEQMYYIGSLSESHLQNIFFSYGMAYGGGGFAISYPLAVALSKMQDRCIQRYPALYGSDDRMQACMAELGVPLTKEIGFHQYDVHGNLFGLLAAHPVTPFVSMHHLDVLEPIFPNMTRVRAIKKLTTPMKIDSSGILQQSICYDKYKSWTISVSWGYAVQVFRGSFSPREMEMPSRTFLNWYKKADYTAYAFNTRPVSRNPCQTPFVFYMSNVKFDPQLNTTVSEYTRHRVRHPACRWDMANPEEINTIVVYKKPDPHLWNRSPRKNCCRVLQTKRNNTLWINVGVCRAGEVTEV from the exons ATGAAAGGAAACCAAAAGGACTCATCGGAGAAACCCAAATGGGATCGGAGCTCATCGAATATATCCATGACCCGACCCGGTCGTTTAATGATCTGGTTCATCCTCTTCATCTCCGTCACTTACATCATCTACACTCTCAAGATCGTCTCCACTTCACAACCTTGCGAAGATCTAACCTCCTCCGACTCAATTCTCAATCATCAAAGACGACCGGAGAAAAAAGCAGTCACGGTTCCAGCTACGGCGGTGGAGACGGCGGAGCACGAAGCCACCGATCTAAACCATGTGGTTTTCGGGATTGCTGCGTCGTCGAAGCTATGGAAACATAGGAAAGAGTACATCAAGATTTGGTTTAAACCAAAGAAGATGAGAGGCTACGTGTGGTTAGACAAAGAGGTAAAGATAAAATCCGATGCCGGAGATCAAGAAAACCTCCCGCCGGTGAGAATCTCCGGTAACACGTCGTCGTTTCCTTACACTAACAAGAAAGGACACCGATCAGCGATTCGGATCTCGAGGATCGTTTCCGAGACGTTGATGAATCTTGATTCTGTTTCCAAGAAGAACGTGAGGTGGTTCGTGATGGGTGATGACGATACCGTGTTTGTTACGGATAAtctgattagggttttgaggaAGTATGATCACGAGCAGATGTATTATATTGGGAGCTTGTCGGAATCTCATTTACagaacatttttttctcttatggGATGGCTTATGGTGGTGGAGGTTTTGCTATTAGTTATCCTTTGGCTGTGGCTTTGAGTAAGATGCAAGATCGGTGTATTCAGAGGTATCCGGCTTTGTATGGTTCTGATGATCGGATGCAAGCTTGTATGGCCGAGCTTGGTGTTCCATTAACTAAAGAGATTGGTTTCCATCAA TACGATGTTCATGGGAACCTCTTTGGCCTCCTAGCTGCCCATCCCGTAACACCGTTTGTATCAATGCACCATCTTGATGTGCTGGAACCGATTTTTCCGAACATGACTCGCGTTCGTGCCATCAAGAAACTAACTACACCGATGAAGATTGATTCATCCGGGATTCTCCAGCAATCAATATGCTATGACAAGTACAAAAGCTGGACGATTTCGGTCTCATGGGGATATGCGGTCCAGGTGTTCCGCGGATCCTTTTCTCCTCGCGAAATGGAAATGCCATCTAGAACTTTCTTGAATTGGTACAAAAAAGCGGATTACACGGCCTATGCATTCAATACTAGGCCCGTAAGTCGCAATCCTTGCCAAACACCGTTTGTTTTTTACATGTCAAATGTGAAATTCGACCCGCAATTGAACACAACGGTTAGCGAATACACGAGGCATCGGGTTCGCCATCCGGCTTGTCGTTGGGATATGGCTAACCCGGAGGAGATCAACACTATAGTCGTTTATAAAAAACCGGATCCTCACCTATGGAACAGG TCACCGAGAAAAAATTGTTGCAGAGTATTACAAACAAAGAGGAATAATACATTATGGATAAATGTTGGTGTATGTAGAGCAGGTGAAGTCACTGAAGTTTAG